DNA from Streptomyces sp. NBC_01476:
AGCGGGCGCGTCCCGTCGTGCGGGGGAAGCGGCGGCGCGTCGTCGGCGGTGAGGGTGATCTCGTGCCGGGGCAGCCCACCGGGGGCCACTTCGTCGAGTCCGGTCGCGCCGCCGGGCGGTACGAGGACGCACAACGGCGCGGCCTGGCGCAGCACATCGCGCAGCAGGGCGGGCGGGTAGCCGGGATCCAGCGGTACCGCCGTCCAGTTGAGCCGGGCGAGGGCGAGCAGGGCCACCACGTGCTCCACGGACGGCTCGGCGTACAGGGCCGCGCAGCGCGGGCCCGCGTCGTCAGGACCGGGGTGCGCTCGGAGCAGCCGGACCGCCAACGCGTTGGCGTACGCGTCGAGTTCGGCGTACGTCAGCGAGCGGTCGCCGCTGACGAGGGCGACGGCGGCGGGTGTGCGGTCCACCTGCCGGGCGAAGCCCTCGGCCATGGTGGTCCAGGCGAGTTCCTGCGGGGCGCCGCGGCCGGGGTCGGGAAGGGCCCGGCGGTAGGGGGCGACGAGGTCCACGGGGGTGGCCGGTCCGGCGGAGGAGAGCAGGTCGATGCCGCGGGCGAACAGCGCGGCCAGGTCGGCGGCCTGCTGCTCGGTGAAGTGGCCGTCGGCGTACTCCCACAGGCATTCCAGCCCGTCGCCGAGCTCGATCACGCTGAGCGTCATCGGGCATTTGGCGCCGGTGGGTGCCGGCCACAGCGGGCGGGTGGTGCAGCCCGCGAGGTCCAGGGCGGCGAAGTCGGTGTTCTCCAGAACGAACAGGAAGTCGAACGGCCCCTGCCCTGCGGCGGGTTGGGTGTCCGGGAGGACGTCGGCGAGTGCCACGTCCTGCCGGTCGAGCAGGGCGCGGGTGTCGGCGGCCAGGCGTCGCGCCTGGTCGCGCAGCGGCTCGCCGGGGGTGACGGTGAGCGGGAGCAGCACGGTGTTGGCGAACATGCCGACGCTGTCGGCGAATCCTCCCACCGGGCGGCCCGTGACGGGCGCGGCCGTCCGGGGCCGCAGTCGGCCGGTCACCCCGTAGACGCTCCAGGTGAACAGGCCGAGCAGCAACTCGAAGCGGGTCAGGCCCAGTTCGGTGCAGAGCCGGTCGACGGCGGCGCGGCGTACGGGGTCGAGCGTGGTGTGCAGCAGGTGGGCGGTGCCGGGGACGGGGCCGGTCGGTGCCAGGGGCTCGGTGTCCTGGCCGGCCGCCGCGTGCAGGGTGCGCAGTTCGTCGCGGAGTGCGTGGTAGGCGGGGTGGGCGAACCACTCGCGCTGCCAGGCGGCGTGGTCCAGCGGGGTCGGCGCGCCCGCCTGTCCGCCGGGGGTGGCCGCGCCTTCGCGCGCCGCGCGGTAGCCGGCCGACAGGTCGCGGAAGAGGACACCGAGGGACCAGCCGTCCACGGCGATGTGGTGCAGGTGCAGCAGGAGCGTGCCGCCGCCGTCGTCCGGCAGCCAGCAGGCCCGCAGCATCCGCGGGCGGGCCAGGTCGAAGGTCTCGGCGAAGAAGCGCTCGGCGAAGGCGCGCGGTTCCTCGCCGGCGCTTTCGGTGCCGCTCTCCGTGTCCTGTGCGGGGCCGGGCGCCTCGTGCCAGGGGTCGTACGGTTCGCCCACGGTCTGCTGCACGCCCTCGGCCGTGGCGTGGAAGCCGGTGCGCAGGGCCGCGTGCCGTACGACCAGGGCGGCCAGGGCGCTGCGCAGCGCCGCGGGGTCCACCTCGCCGTCCAGCCGGAAGGCCAGCGGCACACCATAGGCGCGGGAGGACGGGGAGCGCTGCTGGAGGAGCCACAGGCGTTGCTGTTCTGAGGTGGCCGGTGCGGTCCGGGCCCCTGCCGGGGCGGGCAGTTGGGGGTAGGGCGCAGCCACGGGCTCCCGGTCGCGGCCGACCGCGTCGGCGACAGCGGCGAGGTCGCCCCCGGTGATCAGTGACTGCGGGAGGTCGCGGCCCCAGCGCCGCCGCACCTCGAACCGCAGGCGCAGCGCCTTGAGGGAGTCGCCGCCCACGGCGGTCCACCGGTCGCCGAGGCGCAGGCCGGGGGTACCGAGGACGGCGGCTGCCAGGTCCAGCACCTCGCGCTGCCGGGCGGTGACGGGTGTGTCGTCCGTCGCGGGGCGCCACTGCGGCAGGTCCGCGGCCAGCAGGGCGGCCTGGTCGATCTTGCCGTTGGCGTTGCGCGGCAGTGCGTCGACGCGGTGGATCCGGTGCGGGCGCATGTAGGCGGGCAGGCCGGCGGCGAGGTGGGCGTCGAGGTCCTCGAACGTCGTCTCGCCGCCGAGGACCACCCAGGCCAGCAGTTCGCCGGTGCCGTCGGCGTCCCGCCGTGCGCACACGTATGCCTGGCGGACGGCGCGGTGGCGGGCGATGTGCCGTTCCACCTCGCCGGGTTCGATCCGGAAGCCGCGGACCTTGACCTGGCGGTCGGCGCGCCCGACGTACTCCACGAGGCCGTCGGCGCCCGCGCGCACCAGGTCGCCGGTGCGGTAGAAGCGGGTGCTGCCGCCGTCGTACCAGGGCAGGGTGACGAAGCGGCGGGCGGTCTCCGCGGGCAGGCCGCGGTAGCCGGCCGCGACGCCCGCACCGGAGAGGTACAGCTCGGCCAGTTCGCCGGGGGCCGCCTCACGCCCCCCGCCGGGCACGGCCAGGACCGCGCCGGTACGGGGCAGGGGCCGCCCGATCGGGACCACGTCGGCGGCGAAGTCGCGGGGAACGGGGTGGTACAGGGCGAAGGTCGTCGTCTCGGTGGGGCCGTAGATGTTGTGCAGCCGGGTGGGTGCGCCGGGGTTGTGGCGGTACCAGTCGCGGAGCGTCCGGGCGTTGAGCTGTTCACCGCCGACCAGCACCTGGCGGGCGCCCGCGAAGCAGTCGGGCACCTCGGCGACCACGGCGTTGAAGAGGGCGACGGTGACGAAGGCGGTGTCGATACGTTCGCGCAGCAGGGCGGCGGCGAGTGCGCGGGGCGTGCGGACGGTCTCGTCGGCGAGGATCACACAGCGGCCTCCGGTGAGCAGCGGCACCCACACCTCGAAGCTGAGGGCGTCGAACGCGGGGTTGGACAGGCAGGCGTACCGGGCGCCCGCGGGCAGGTCGATCCAGCCGGGGTCGGCGAGCCGCAGGATGCCGGGGGCGGTGACCTCGACGCCCTTGGGTGCTCCGGTGGTGCCGGAGGTGTAGAAGAGGAAGGACGCCGGGGCGGGCGCCCGCGGGGTGCCCGGCTCGGCCGTGTACGGGGGCGGGGGCAGCAGTTCACCGGCCGGCACGGCGCGCACGCCGTCCGGCAGGCTCCGCGGCGCCGGGCCGGTGTGGACGAGCAGGACGCTGCCGGAGTCGGTGAGGATGTGCCCGCGGCGGGCGGGTGGGCTCTGCGCGTCCAGCGGGACGACCTGTGCGCCCAGCCGCAGGATGCCCAGCATCACGGCGACCAGCCGCCAGGACCGCGGCAGACACACGGCCACGGCCTGCCCGGGCCGCACGCCCGCGCGTTCGAGAGCGGCGGCGACCACGGCACCGGCGGCATCGAGTCCGGCGTAGTCCAGCCGCAGGTCGCCGTCGACCACGGCGGTAGCGGCCGGACTGCGCAGCGCCTGCTCGTGAACCCGCCCGGCGAGCGAGCCCCGTCCGGACGTCGACGTACCGTCAGCGGCGGGAACGAGCTGCGCGGCACCATCCGGCCCGGCGTCGGGCCTGCCGCCGAACTCTCCACCACCGCCGGGGCCGGGCTCCGAAGGAACGGCGGGGGTGGGCGCGGGGGGTGGGGTGCCTTCGGAGACGGGCTCGGGTCGCATCATCGCTCCAGGTCTGCGGGGCGGGCGGCGGCGCTTCGGTCCAGTTCGGCGGCGATGACCGCGGCGATCCGGGGGACCTCGTCGCTCTCCAGGAGGTCCCAGTGGCCGCCGCCGACGCGCTCCACGGCGAACTCCCCGCGGGCGCGGGCCCGCCAGAAGCCGCGGGCCTCGTGGGCGGGTCCGGCGGCGTCCTCGGGCGCGGCCTCGATGTACACCGTGCGCGCGGGTGTCGGCGGCACACCGTACGCGCGGGCGGTGATCCGGTGGTGGTTGTAGATCCGGAAGTACCGCTCTATCTGGGCGTCCTCGATGCCCGGGTACATGCCGTTGAAGCGGACGAGCTTGTCGCGGAACTCGGCGGCGTCGACGGGTCCGAGCGTCGCGCGGACCTGCTCGTCGTCGGTGGCGTAGGTGTCGAGCAGTACGACGGTGAGCCGCTCGTGCCCGGCGCCGGCGAGTCTGCGGCCCATCTCGTGGGCGACCAGGCCGCCGTACGACAGCCCGCACAGTACGAGGGACTCGTCCGGGCGGGGTGCCACGAGTTCCAGGTAGCGCTCGGCCATGGTCTCGATGTCGGGCAGCGGGGTCTCGCCGGGATTGATGCCCGGTGCCTGGAGCCCGAGCACCCCGGCGTCCGGCGGGAGGGCGGCGGCGAGCGAGAGGTAGCAGAAGGCGGTGCCGCCGGCCGGGTGCACGCACACCACGCGCCGCTGTCCGGCGCCGGGCCGGAACTCCACCACGCCGCCGTCTCCTGGCGAGGACTCGCCGCTGCGCAGGTGTGCGGCGAGCGCTTCGATCGTCGGGTGCAGCAGGATGTCGCGGACCGGCACGTCGCGGTGGAACTCCTCGCGCGCGGCGGCGGCCACCTTGACGGCGGAGAGCGACGTACCGCCGAGATCGAAGAAGTTGTCGGCGACGCCGATCGCGGGGTGGAGCAGGATCCGCTGCCAGATGCGGTGCAGTGCCATCTCGACGCGGTCGCGGGGGCTCGCGGTGTTGACCTGCGCGGGTGCGGTGGTCCCGGCCTCGGCGAGCAGCGCGGCCCGGTCGGTCTTGCCGCTGGGGGTGAGCGGCAGCCGGGGCCGTTCGACGAACAGCGCGGGGATCATGTAGTCGGGCAGCCGGCGGCCGAGCAGGCTCCGCCACTCGTGCGCGGGGCGGGGCCGGTCGGCGTCGCGGGCGACGGCGGCCACCAGCCGGACCTCGCCGGCCGGGTCGCGGTCGGCGAGCACGACGGCGTCGCGTACGCCGTCAAGGGCCAGCAGCGCGGCCTCGATCTCGCGCGGTTCGATGCGGAAGCCGCGCAGCTTGACCTGGTCGTCGCGGCGGCCGAGGAAGGTCGCGCTGCCGTCGGGGAGCCAGCGGGCGAGGTCCCCGGTGCGGTACATGCGCTCCCCTGGCACGTAGGGGTCGGGGTGGAACCGCTCGGCGGTGAGGTCCGGGCGGTGCAGGTAACCGCGGGCGAGGCTCGCCCCGGCGAGCCAGACCTCCCCCGGTACGCCGACGGGCACCGGCCGCTGCCGCGCGTCCAGCAGGTAGAGCCGGGTGCCGGGCAGGGGGCGGCCGATGGGGCAGGGCCGGTCCAGCGGCTGGAGGTCGTCGTGGGCGGTGCTGTAGAGGGTGGCCTCGGTGGGCCCGTAACCGAAACGGATCCGCAGCCCGGGCAGTGCCTCGGTGATGCGGAACAGGTCGCCCTCGTGAAGGGACTCGACGCCGGTGAGCAGTTGCCGCAGGGCGAGGCCGGCGAGCCGGGCCGGCGGGTCCTCGGCGATCCACCGGACGTGGGAGGGCGGCAGGAACGCCTGTACGACGCGGTGTTCGCGCAGCCAGTCCACCAGCGCCCACGGGTCGGCGCGCAGGGCGTCGGGCACCAGGTGGACGGTGGCGCCGGTGGTCAGCGGCAGCAGCAGTTCGTGGATGGAGGCGTCGAAGCCGATGCCCGACCAGGCGGACGTGGCCTCGGCCGGGGTGTCGGGGAACCGGCTGCGCCAGCTCGCGAAGAGGTTCAGCACGCTGCCGTGGGTCACCGCGACACCCTTGGGGCGGCCGGTGGAGCCGGAGGTGTGGATGACGTAGGCGAGGTCCCCGGCCGCGGCCCGGATTCCCGGAGGGTCGTCGCGCTCCCCCGCCGCCTCCACCGCGGCAAGGGACTCCCAACTCGCGGGCCGCGCCGGATCGTCGCTGAGGACCAGGGCGGGTACGGAGTCGGCGGCCATGGCCAGCAGCCGCTCCATGGGCTGCGCGGGGTCGAGCGGGAGGTGGACGGCACCGGCTTTGAGGATGCCGAGCACACCGGTGACGAGTTCGGCGGTACGCCCGGCGTGCAGGCCGACGGGTGTACCGGGGCGGACCCCGCGGGCGGCCAGCGCGTGGGCGAGCCGGTTCGCCCGCCGGTCGAGCGCGGCGTAGTCGAGGCTGCCGTGTTCGTCCACGACGGCGGGGGTGCGGGGCCGGGCGGCGACCTGTGCCTCGAAGCGTTCGACCAGGCCGGAGGCGGGCCGGGCGGGGGCCGGTCCTGCGGCGCCGACGCCGCTGAAACGGGTGAGGATCCGCTGCTCCTCTTCGGCGTCGAGCAGGGCGAGGGCGGCGACGGGCTGCTCCGGGTGCCGGGCCAGCCCGGTCAGCAGGCGGTGGAGCAGACCGGCCCAGCGCTCGGCGGTGGTGTGGTCGAACAGGGCGGTGGCGTAGTCGAGATACCCGTGGACGCCGCTGCTGTCCTGTTCCAGGGAGAGGGTCAGGTCGAAGCGGGCCGCGGCGTGCGGGATGCCGAGGGGTTCGGTGGTGACGCCGGGCAGGTCGAGCAGGCCGCCGCGGGCGGGGGCCCAGGCCAGCATGGTCTGGAAGACCGGGGTGTGGGCGGGGCTGCGGGGCTGTCCGGCGAGTTCCACGACGCGGTCGAAGGGCAGGTCCTGGCAGTCGAGCGCGGCCCGCAGGGCGCCACGGGTCCGGCCGAGCAGTTCGCTGCCGGTGGGGTCGCCGCCGAGGTCGATGCGTAACGCGAGGGTCTGTACGAAGAAGCCGATGACGTCGGCGAACTCCCTGCCCCTGCGGCCGGCGACGGGCGTTCCGATAACGATGTCGGTCTGCCCGGTGAGGCGGGAGAGCAGGGCTGCCCAGCCGCTGAGGACGGCGCCGTAGACGGTGGTGCGGTCGCGGCGGGCGGCGGCGGCGAGTTCGGCGGTATCGGCGGGGTTCAGCCGGAAGGGCACCCGGCCGCCCTCCCAGGTCTGCCGGGCGGGGCGGGTACGGTCGGTGGGCAGTTCCAGGGCGGGCGGGGCACCGGCCAGGGTGCGCTGCCAGAACTCCTCCTGTCCGGCGGCTTCGGCGCTGTCCCGCCATTCCTGCCGGCGGCGGGCGAACTCGGCGTAGGTCGCGGACGGCAGGGGCAGCGGGTCGGGTTCGCCCCGTTCGAACGCCCGGTACAGCGCGCCGAGTTCGGTCAGCATGATCTCCATGGACCGCCCGTCGAAGACCGCGTGGTGCAAGGTGAGCAGCAGGGCGTGTTCCTGCCGGCCGAGGACGACCAGCCGGCCGCGGGCGAGTGCCTGCCCGGGGCCGAAGACTTCGGTCGCTTCGCGCCGCTGCAGCGCGGCGAGCCGGTCGTCACGGTCGGCCCGGCCGGTGAGATCGTCCACGGCGAGGGCGAAGCGGGTGCCGGGCGGGTCGATCAGGGCGCGCGGGCCGTCGTCACCGGCCACGAGCCGGGTACGCAGGGAGGCGTGCCGCCGTACCAGTGCGTCCAGGGCGCGGCCGAG
Protein-coding regions in this window:
- a CDS encoding non-ribosomal peptide synthetase; translation: MPVTRPDSAVREAAEAAGAKEAARAEEAAEPAETVEAAEAAHAEAASRAAGPGPGPGPAQESAASPGQQRLWLIDQLDGAGGAYNEQLAHRLRGPLDHAVLGRALDALVRRHASLRTRLVAGDDGPRALIDPPGTRFALAVDDLTGRADRDDRLAALQRREATEVFGPGQALARGRLVVLGRQEHALLLTLHHAVFDGRSMEIMLTELGALYRAFERGEPDPLPLPSATYAEFARRRQEWRDSAEAAGQEEFWQRTLAGAPPALELPTDRTRPARQTWEGGRVPFRLNPADTAELAAAARRDRTTVYGAVLSGWAALLSRLTGQTDIVIGTPVAGRRGREFADVIGFFVQTLALRIDLGGDPTGSELLGRTRGALRAALDCQDLPFDRVVELAGQPRSPAHTPVFQTMLAWAPARGGLLDLPGVTTEPLGIPHAAARFDLTLSLEQDSSGVHGYLDYATALFDHTTAERWAGLLHRLLTGLARHPEQPVAALALLDAEEEQRILTRFSGVGAAGPAPARPASGLVERFEAQVAARPRTPAVVDEHGSLDYAALDRRANRLAHALAARGVRPGTPVGLHAGRTAELVTGVLGILKAGAVHLPLDPAQPMERLLAMAADSVPALVLSDDPARPASWESLAAVEAAGERDDPPGIRAAAGDLAYVIHTSGSTGRPKGVAVTHGSVLNLFASWRSRFPDTPAEATSAWSGIGFDASIHELLLPLTTGATVHLVPDALRADPWALVDWLREHRVVQAFLPPSHVRWIAEDPPARLAGLALRQLLTGVESLHEGDLFRITEALPGLRIRFGYGPTEATLYSTAHDDLQPLDRPCPIGRPLPGTRLYLLDARQRPVPVGVPGEVWLAGASLARGYLHRPDLTAERFHPDPYVPGERMYRTGDLARWLPDGSATFLGRRDDQVKLRGFRIEPREIEAALLALDGVRDAVVLADRDPAGEVRLVAAVARDADRPRPAHEWRSLLGRRLPDYMIPALFVERPRLPLTPSGKTDRAALLAEAGTTAPAQVNTASPRDRVEMALHRIWQRILLHPAIGVADNFFDLGGTSLSAVKVAAAAREEFHRDVPVRDILLHPTIEALAAHLRSGESSPGDGGVVEFRPGAGQRRVVCVHPAGGTAFCYLSLAAALPPDAGVLGLQAPGINPGETPLPDIETMAERYLELVAPRPDESLVLCGLSYGGLVAHEMGRRLAGAGHERLTVVLLDTYATDDEQVRATLGPVDAAEFRDKLVRFNGMYPGIEDAQIERYFRIYNHHRITARAYGVPPTPARTVYIEAAPEDAAGPAHEARGFWRARARGEFAVERVGGGHWDLLESDEVPRIAAVIAAELDRSAAARPADLER